In Gossypium raimondii isolate GPD5lz chromosome 12, ASM2569854v1, whole genome shotgun sequence, a single window of DNA contains:
- the LOC105765644 gene encoding protein SAR DEFICIENT 1: MAAKRILSNPFSDQADEPKEKRTRPTSSFTSVIREAVMDKCLSTALEPILRRVVHEEVERSLRAQIRSFSRSPSLRIQAPQPSTLKLIFPKALTVPIFTGGKIVDEESNQLRVMLVDTRGNQTVLFPSPFKVDIVVLDGDFPLNGKNWSSEEFDRYIVKERTGKRPLLAGELVVTVRDGVGLIENIEFTDNSSWIRSRKFRIGAKVVGGSCQGVRIREAMTEAFVVKDHRGELYKKHHPPTLGDEVWRLEKIGKDGVFHKRLASEGVHTVQDFLKMWVVDHAKLRTILGPAMSEKMWNVTVKHAKTCVMGNKHYVFRGPDYKVLLTPICQLVNAEINGSIYTTHNLSDINIAYLENLVRKAYANWCSLEEIEGISDEIGLLTHGDHPNHQQPMVGSYQYKVYMTDRLIEGYIQNEMQANREISPIYFNTSSENGVRLNMFPSNSDDDLTWG; encoded by the exons ATGGCGGCTAAACGGATTCTTAGCAACCCATTTTCCGACCAAGCCGATGAGCCGAAGGAGAAACGGACGAGACCTACCTCTTCTTTTACTTC TGTGATTAGGGAAGCTGTTATGGATAAGTGTTTGAGCACAGCTCTGGAACCAATCCTTCGAAGAGtg GTGCACGAAGAAGTGGAGCGTAGTCTTCGAGCTCAAATCCGTTCTTTCAGCAGGTCTCCATCGCTTCGAATCCAAGCACCGCAACCGTCAACTCTCAAGCTCATTTTCCCTAAAGCTCTTACCGTACCGATCTTTACCGGCGGCAAGATCGTGGATGAAGAGAGCAATCAACTTCGAGTAATGCTTGTTGATACAAGGGGAAACCAAACGGTTCTTTTCCCAAGCCCATTTAAAGTAGATATCGTGGTCCTCGACGGGGATTTTCCGTTGAATGGTAAGAATTGGAGCAGCGAAGAGTTCGATCGGTACATCGTGAAGGAAAGAACCGGCAAACGTCCCTTGCTCGCCGGTGAATTGGTTGTCACGGTGAGGGATGGAGTCGGTTTGAtcgaaaatattgaatttacgGATAATTCGAGCTGGATCCGGAGCCGGAAGTTCAGAATTGGCGCGAAAGTTGTGGGAGGGAGCTGCCAAGGTGTACGGATTCGAGAAGCCATGACTGAAGCTTTTGTCGTGAAAGATCATCGTGGCGAAT TATACAAGAAACATCATCCACCAACGTTAGGAGATGAAGTTTGGCGTCTAGAAAAGATTGGTAAAGATGGAGTATTCCATAAAAGGTTAGCCTCTGAGGGAGTTCACACGGTGCAAGATTTCTTGAAAATGTGGGTCGTCGACCATGCCAAGCTTAGAACT ATTTTAGGCCCTGCAATGTCAGAGAAAATGTGGAATGTGACAGTCAAGCATGCTAAAACTTGTGTTATGGGGAACAAACATTATGTTTTTCGAGGACCTGATTACAAAGTCTTGTTGACTCCCATTTGCCAACTTGTGAATGCAGAGATTAATGGAAGCATATATACTACTCACAACCTCAGTGACATTAACATA GCATATCTTGAGAATTTGGTGAGAAAAGCATATGCAAATTGGTGTTCCTTGGAAGAGATAGAAGGAATTTCCGATGAAATTGGCCTTCTCACACATG GCGATCATCCCAATCATCAACAACCCATGGTGGGATCATATCAATACAAAGTGTATATGACGGATCGTTTGATCGAGGGATATATACAAAACGAAATGCAAGCAAATCGGGAAATAAGTCCGATATATTTCAATACCTCAAGTGAAAATGGGGTTAGGCTGAACATGTTTCCATCGAACTCGGATGATGATTTGACAtggggttaa
- the LOC105765643 gene encoding AP-3 complex subunit delta, whose translation MSGPSLMDSLFQRTLEDLIKGLRQQLIGEQAFISKALEEIRKEIKSTDLSTKSTALLKLCYLSNLHFHDMSFAAFHALEVLSSPRFSHKKIAYHAISLSFHDSTPVLLLITNHLRKDLTSTNEFEVSLSLQCLSRIANVDLARDLTPEVFTLLSSNKLYVRKRAVAVVLRVFEKYPDSVRVCFKRLVENLENYDPQILSAVVGVFSELACKDPRSYLPLAPEFYKILVDSKSNWISIKVLKIFAKLAPLEPRLSNRVVEPICDLMRKTGAKSLLFECVRTVVTSFSEYESAVRLAVGKIREFLVDEDPNLKYLGLHALSIVASKHLWVVSENKEVVIKSLSDPDPNIKIESLRLVMAMVSEHNVAEISKVLVNYALKSDPLFCNEILGSILSTCSRNVYEIIVDFDWYVSLLGEMSRIPHCQMGEEIENQLIDIGLRVKDVRLELVRVARDLLIDPALLGNSFLHRVLSAAAWVSGEYVEFSRNPLELMEALLQPRTSLLPPSIMAIYIQSAFKVLVFCLHTCFVRGGSTAGVSASASYESFDDLSIENGAGSTVAHGQTCTSAPITNESIVNLLKLVELALSPLLGSHDVEVQERARNLLGFVDLIKLEALNSLGQEENDSEQKGVEATKIIRLVHDAFSKELGPVSLSAQGKVPVPDGLTLNENLGDLETICSDIELPSSNTFSFGYPSEEKDVSSFSNLQIKEDSGQSNESTSLLAEHRKRHGLYYLPSGKNEVISNDYPPANDPALQGDNNDTASDLVKLTAESLVPKRKPNHSKPRPVVVKLDEADEKPVAVKHPESRDDSLSGAVRDILFGSEDILPTSSRSNLPSSNRKGKEKQHMITQVESKENVVGDGNSSSRRRKDHSHGKERRHRKKNAEERNETDRKEKESSSNHPRRHKSRQRAEEPLKVPPQTSVIPDFLL comes from the coding sequence ATGTCAGGTCCATCACTCATGGATTCCTTATTTCAACGCACTTTAGAAGACCTAATCAAAGGTCTAAGACAACAACTGATCGGCGAACAAGCTTTCATTTCCAAAGCCCTTGAAGAAATCCGCAAAGAAATCAAATCTACTGACCTCTCTACCAAATCCACAGCTCTTCTCAAACTATGTTACCTCTCCAATCTTCACTTCCACGACATGTCTTTCGCTGCTTTCCATGCCTTAGAAGTCCTTTCCTCCCCTCGTTTTTCCCATAAAAAGATAGCTTACCATGCAATCTCACTTTCATTCCATGATTCAACCCCTGTTCTTCTCCTTATAACGAATCATTTGCGCAAAGATCTCACCAGTACTAATGAGTTTGAAGTAAGTTTATCTCTTCAATGCTTGTCTAGAATCGCTAATGTTGATTTGGCTAGAGATTTGACCCCTGAAGTTTTCACTTTGTTGTCTAGTAATAAGCTTTATGTTCGTAAAAGGGCTGTGGCTGTTGTTTTAAGGGTTTTTGAGAAATACCCAGATTCTGTTAGGGTTTGTTTTAAACGTTTAGTTGAGAATTTAGAGAATTACGATCCTCAGATTTTGTCTGCTGTTGTTGGGGTGTTTTCTGAACTTGCTTGTAAAGATCCCAGATCGTATCTTCCTTTAGCACCTGAGTTTTATAAGATTTTAGTTGATTCGAAAAGCAATTGGATCTCGATTAAGGTTTTGAAGATTTTCGCTAAATTAGCTCCTCTTGAACCGAGGTTATCAAATCGGGTGGTTGAACCGATTTGTGATCTTATGAGGAAAACCGGGGCGAAGTCGTTATTGTTTGAGTGTGTTAGGACTGTGGTTACTAGTTTTAGTGAGTATGAATCTGCTGTGAGGCTTGCGGTTGGGAAGATTCGGGAGTTTTTGGTGGATGAGGATCCAAATCTTAAGTATCTCGGATTGCATGCACTTTCGATTGTAGCCTCAAAGCATTTATGGGTGGTTTCGGAGAATAAGGAAGTTGTAATCAAGTCATTGAGTGATCCGGATCCTAATATAAAGATTGAGTCGTTGCGTCTTGTGATGGCAATGGTATCTGAACATAATGTGGCTGAAATTTCAAAGGTTTTGGTCAATTATGCACTTAAATCGGATCCCCTGTTTTGTAATGAGATACTTGGTTCTATTCTATCAACTTGTTCTAGGAATGTTTATGAGATTATTGTTGACTTTGATTGGTATGTATCACTTCTTGGTGAGATGTCAAGAATCCCGCATTGTCAGATgggagaagaaattgaaaaccAGTTAATTGATATTGGTTTGAGGGTCAAGGATGTTAGGCTGGAACTTGTTCGTGTTGCTCGTGATTTGCTGATTGATCCTGCTTTACTCGGAAACTCTTTCTTGCATAGGGTATTATCTGCTGCTGCTTGGGTATCCGGAGAATATGTTGAGTTCTCAAGGAATCCGTTAGAACTTATGGAAGCATTATTACAGCCTCGTACTAGTTTGTTGCCACCGTCTATAATGGCAATTTACATTCAGTCTGCGTTTAAAGTGTTAGTTTTTTGCCTACATACTTGCTTTGTGCGAGGGGGAAGTACCGCTGGAGTTTCGGCATCTGCGTCGTATGAATCGTTTGATGATCTGTCCATTGAAAATGGCGCGGGTTCAACTGTTGCACATGGTCAGACATGTACATCAGCTCCTATCACCAATGAATCCATTGTTAACCTATTGAAACTGGTTGAATTAGCTTTGAGCCCTCTATTAGGAAGCCATGATGTGGAAGTACAAGAGAGAGCACGGAATTTGCTTGGCtttgttgatttgataaaattagaagCACTGAATTCTTTGGGACAAGAGGAAAATGATTCGGAACAGAAAGGAGTGGAAGCTACCAAAATCATCAGACTGGTGCACGATGCCTTTTCCAAGGAGCTCGGTCCTGTCTCTTTAAGTGCCCAAGGTAAAGTTCCTGTACCAGATGGGTTAACGCTTAACGAGAACCTTGGTGATTTGGAAACAATATGCAGTGATATTGAACTACCTTCATCGAACACATTTTCTTTTGGATATCCTTCTGAGGAGAAGGATGTGTCGTCTTTCTCCAACCTTCAGATTAAAGAAGACTCGGGACAATCAAATGAGTCCACTTCTTTGTTAGCGGAGCACCGTAAGCGCCATGGGTTGTATTACCTTCCTTCGGGGAAAAATGAAGTAATTTCAAATGACTATCCACCTGCCAATGACCCCGCATTACAGGGTGATAACAATGATACTGCCAGTGATCTTGTTAAACTCACGGCAGAATCACTTGTTCCGAAGAGAAAACCAAACCATAGCAAGCCTAGGCCTGTGGTAGTGAAATTGGATGAAGCGGATGAGAAACCTGTTGCAGTAAAGCATCCCGAGTCTAGAGATGATTCACTCTCGGGTGCTGTTCGTGACATTCTTTTCGGTAGTGAAGATATTCTACCCACTTCATCTCGAAGCAACCTTCCTAGTAGCAAtagaaaagggaaggaaaaacAACACATGATTACTCAagttgaatcaaaagaaaatgtagTTGGTGATGGAAATTCTAGTTCGAGAAGGAGAAAAGATCATAGCCATGGTAAAGAGAGAAGACATAGGAAGAAAAATGCTGAGGAAAGAAATGAGACCGATcggaaagaaaaagagagtagTAGTAATCACCCCAGAAGGCATAAATCTCGACAAAGAGCCGAGGAGCCTTTAAAAGTTCCTCCACAAACATCGGTGATTCCTGATTTCCTTTTATAG
- the LOC105765642 gene encoding protein ENDOSPERM DEFECTIVE 1, translating to MPVETEEVAAPPPPPAVPIPPQRRPRVREVSSRFMSPVSSSHSSGDHSRSPLQKQHHLQRQRQQSEPEVDENIPAVAPCDTPRASLESPFINITTVQKKHRHSRTYSDTSKLFGRSTANNTPLRPDTPTIERTSSLPSSTIRLNHRTANVPATAKASAAAKLLQSSGIGLSSKPNASSSSSQEPSVNESGRTALSLIDLGTSLPEADNNGDGAEPSFKLSRSLNSPLLSSDPSLFHLPNGLMKGKSAKVTPFSLPPVPSHTKHGTDTVRGSKKISRHQEDLHSLKLLYNCYLQWRFANAKAENSTQIQKRETERILYSLEVKISELYDCVRRKRMELQLLQRMKTLSNILESHMPYLEEWSTFQRDYLNSLSEAIQSLLNISLRLPINGNVKVDTREVGEAMTSAIKMMEMIVSNVQSFMPKAEEMESSVSELARVAIGERAVIEECGDLFYKTNTFQVEDCSLRAQLIQLQAMGSCTNKLLLQE from the exons ATGCCGGTTGAAACGGAAGAAGTTGCGGCGCCGCCGCCGCCGCCTGCCGTTCCCATCCCTCCTCAGCGGCGGCCGAGGGTAAGAGAAGTCAGTTCCAGGTTCATGTCTCCGGTATCATCCTCCCATTCTTCCGGCGACCATTCGAGATCTCCACTTCAAAAGCAACACCATTTGCAGCGGCAGAGACAGCAATCGGAACCGGAGGTTGACGAGAACATCCCCGCCGTTGCCCCTTGTGATACTCCAAGAGCCTCTCTTGAATCGCCGTTCATAAATATAACTACCGTTCAAAAGAAGCATCGCCATTCAAGAACTTATAGCGATACCAGCAAATTATTTGGGAGAAGCACAGCAAATAATACGCCTTTAAGGCCAGATACGCCTACTATTGAAAGAACTTCATCATTACCATCATCAACAATAAGATTAAACCACCGGACAGCCAACGTTCCGGCGACGGCAAAGGCATCTGCGGCCGCCAAGTTGTTGCAATCAAGTGGGATCGGTTTATCATCGAAACCTAAcgcttcttcatcttcttctcaaGAACCCTCTGTCAATGAGTCTGGCCGTACTGCTCTGTCCCTTATAGATTTAGGCACCTCATTGCCTGAGGCGGATAACAACGGCGACGGTGCCGAGCCGTCTTTCAAACTCTCCCGCTCTTTGAATTCGCCACTATTAAGTTCCGATCCTTCTCTGTTTCATCTTCCTAATGGACTAATGAAGGGGAAATCTGCTAAGGTGACTCCATTTTCACTACCACCAGTCCCTTCTCATACAAAGCATGGGACTGATACAGTAAGGGGATCAAAGAAAATTTCTCGTCATCAAGAGGATTTACATTCCTTGAAATTGCTTTACAATTGTTATTTACAATGGAGATTTGCTAACGCCAAGGCAGAAAACTCTACTCAAATTCAGAAAAGAGAAACTGAG AGAATACTTTATTCTCTTGAGGTGAAGATATCAGAGTTGTATGATTGTGTGAGAAGGAAACGCATGGAGCTTCAACTACTACAAAGGATGAAAACCTTATCAAATATTCTAGAATCTCAT ATGCCATATCTAGAAGAATGGTCTACATTCCAAAGAGATTACTTAAATTCTTTATCAGAAGCTATTCAATCTTTGTTGAACATTTCTCTTAGACTGCCAATCAATGGGAATGTTAAG GTAGATACAAGAGAGGTAGGGGAAGCAATGACTTCAGCAataaaaatgatggaaatgataGTTTCCAATGTTCAAAGCTTTATGCCAAAG GCTGAGGAAATGGAAAGTTCAGTTTCAGAATTGGCTAGAGTGGCAATAGGAGAAAGAGCTGTTATTGAAGAATGTGGAGATTTGTTTTATAAAACCAATACATTTCAG GTTGAAGACTGCAGTTTAAGAGCTCAGCTTATTCAGTTGCAAGCAATGGGTTCATGTACCAATAAACTACTCCTACAAGAATAA
- the LOC105765645 gene encoding kinesin-like protein NACK1, which translates to MTVKTPGTPSNKIDKTPVTTPGGPKSKEEKIVVTVRLRPLSKREQLAKDQVVWDCVDDHTIVSKHPSQERTAQPSSFTFDKVFGPSCLNETVYEGVKNVALSALGGINATIFAYGQTSSGKTYTMRGITEKAVNDIYQHIMNTPERDFTIKISGLEIYNENVRDLLNSESGRNLKLLDDPEKGTVVEKLVEETASNDQHLRHLISICEAQRQVGETALNDSSSRSHQIIRLTIESTLRENSDCVRSFVASLNFVDLAGSERASQTNADGARLREGCHINLSLMTLTTVIRKLSVGKRSGHIPYRDSKLTRILQHSLGGNARTAIICTLSPALSHFEQSRNTLFFATRAKEVTNNAQVNMVVSNKQLVKHLQKEVARLEAELRTPDPSREKDLKIQQMEIEIEELKRQRDLAQSQVDELRRKLQEDQQILNPIESPSPSVKKCLSYSDVLSPKLDGKDLGCHDKTRKTMLLRQSMRQSSTAPFALMHEIRKLEHLQEQLGEEANRALEVLQKEVACHRLGNQNAAETIAKLQAEIREMRSVRSDPKEVEVGAAIAPNKSVSANLKEEITRLHSQGSTIADLEEQLENVQKSIDKLVMSLPSNQESNCEATPKTKNQSKKKKLLPLTSSHVTNRPNFIKSPCAPLSTSRQVVEPENEENRPPEDDDNVSKDTIIEFEKETPVKSEDCGDVTSKEGTPGYRRSSSVNMKKMQKMFQNAAEENVRSIRAYVTELKERVAKLQYQKQLLVCQVLELEANEAAGYNLEDNESEIEHEEPQVAWHVTFKEQRRQIIELWDVCYVSIIHRTQFYLLFKGDPADQIYMEVELRRLNWLQQHFAELGNASPAITGDEPTVSLSSSIRALKREREFLAKRLTTRLTFDERDALYIKWNVPLDGKHRRLQFINKLWTDPHDPKHIEESAQIVAKLVGFCESGNLSKEMFELNFALPADKKPWMVGWNQISNLLNL; encoded by the exons atgacaGTCAAAACACCAGGAACCCCAAGCAATAAGATAGATAAGACACCAGTAACAACCCCTGGAGGTCCAAAATCAAAGGAAGAGAAGATTGTAGTTACTGTAAGGTTAAGGCCATTAAGTAAAAGGGAGCAACTAGCCAAAGATCAAGTAGTATGGGATTGTGTTGATGACCATACCATTGTTTCTAAGCATCCTTCTCAAGAACGCACTGCTCAGCCATCTTCTTTCACATTTG ATAAAGTGTTTGGACCTTCATGTTTGAATGAAACGGTGTATGAAGGAGTGAAGAATGTTGCTTTGTCTGCTTTGGGAGGCATAAATG CTACTATATTTGCATATGGCCAAACCAGCAGTGGGAAGACATATACAATGAGAGGAATAACAGAGAAGGCTGTCAATGACATCTATCAGCATATAATGAAT ACACCAGAGAGagattttaccattaaaatttcTGGATTAGAAATTTATAATGAGAATGTTAGAGACCTGTTAAATTCCGAATCTGGCCGCAATCTCAAGCTTCTAGATGATCCGGAG AAAGGTACTGTGGTTGAGAAGTTGGTGGAAGAAACAGCAAGCAACGATCAGCATCTAAGGCATCTAATTAGCATTTGTGAAG CTCAAAGACAAGTTGGAGAAACTGCCCTAAATGACTCTAGCTCACGGTCACACCAAATAATAAGGCTG ACAATTGAAAGTACTCTTCGTGAAAATTCTGATTGTGTGAGATCATTTGTTGCAAGCCTG AACTTTGTGGATCTAGCTGGAAGTGAAAGAGCTTCACAAACAAATGCCGATGGTGCAAGGCTCAGGGAAGGCTGTCATATTAACCTTAGTTTGATGACCCTGACAACTGTAATCAGAAAACTCAG TGTTGGAAAAAGAAGTGGTCATATACCATATAGAGATTCGAAGCTTACTCGAATATTGCAGCATTCACTAGGTGGAAATGCACGAACTGCCATCATATGTACTTTGAGTCCAGCACTAAGTCATTTTGAACAATCTCGTAATACTCTCTTCTTTGCTACCCGGGCAAAGGAAGTGACAAATAATGCACAAGTCAACATG GTTGTTTCAAATAAGCAATTAGTCAAACATCTGCAGAAAGAAGTAGCCAGGCTAGAAGCTGAGCTTCGCACCCCGGATCCATCTAGGGAGAAGGACTTGAAAATACAACAA ATGGAAATAGAGATTGAAGAGCTAAAGCGCCAAAGAGATCTCGCACAGTCTCAAGTCGATGAGCTACGTAGAAAACTTCAGGAAGATCAGCAG ATTTTAAACCCAATTGAGTCACCAAGTCCATCTGTGAAGAAGTGTCTATCGTATTCCGATGTGTTGTCTCCAAAACTTGATGGAAAGGATCTAGGCTGTCATgataaaacaagaaaaacaatGTTGTTGAGGCAGTCTATGAGGCAATCATCAACTGCTCCTTTCGCACTTATGCATGAAATTCGTAAACTCGAACACCTCCAAGAGCAGCTAGGAGAAGAAGCAAATCGGGCTTTAGAAGTACTTCAGAAAGAGGTGGCTTGTCATAGACTAGGTAATCAAAATGCAGCTGAGACAATTGCCAAGCTTCAGGCAGAAATAAGGGAAATGCGTTCTGTCCGGTCAGACCCGAAAGAAGTTGAAGTTGGAGCAGCTATAGCTCCTAACAAAAGTGTTAGTGCTAACCTTAAGGAAGAGATAACAAGACTTCATTCACAAGGTAGTACAATAGCTGACCTTGAGGAGCAATTAGAGAATGTTCAGAAGTCAATAGACAAATTAGTAATGTCTCTTCCAAGTAATCAAGAATCCAACTGTGAAGCTACCCCCAAAACAAAGAACCAATCTAAAAAGAAGAAGCTGCTTCCTTTAACGTCAAGTCACGTTACAAACCGGccgaattttataaaatctccATGCGCTCCTCTGTCAACCTCTCGGCAAGTTGTGGAGCCTGAGAATGAAGAAAATAGACCTCCAGAGGATGATGACAATGTTTCCAAGGACACTATCATCGAGTTCGAGAAAGAAACACCTGTGAAGAGTGAAGACTGTGGAGATGTTACATCAAAGGAAGGCACTCCAGGATATAGACGTTCAAGTTCAGTCAACATGAAGAAAATGCAGAAAATGTTTCAAAATGCAGCTGAAGAGAATGTACGAAGCATACGAGCATACGTAACGGAATTGAAAGAACGTGTTGCTAAACTGCAATACCAGAAGCAGTTACTTGTTTGTCAG GTGCTTGAGCTAGAAGCAAATGAAGCAGCCGGATACAATTTAGAGGACAATGAGAGTGAAATTGAACATGAGGAACCCCAAGTTGCATGGCATGTAACCTTCAAAGAACAAAGGCGACAAATCATTGAATTATGGGATGTCTGCTATGTCTCCATCATCCATAGGACACAGTTTTATCTGTTATTCAAAGGAGACCCTGCCGACCAAATATACATGGAAGTGGAACTTAGGCGCTTAAATTGGCTACAGCAACATTTTGCAGAACTTGGAAACGCAAGCCCAGCAATAACAGGAGATGAACCCACAGTGTCATTATCATCAAG CATCAGGGCCTTGAAACGTGAAAGGGAATTCCTTGCAAAGAGGTTGACCACACGTTTGACTTTCGATGAGAGAGACGCATTGTACATTAAATGGAACGTACCACTTGATGGAAAGCACAGGAGACTACAATTCATAAACAAGCTATGGACTGATCCTCATGATCCCAAACACATAGAGGAAAGTGCTCAGATAGTGGCAAAACTTGTAGGGTTTTGTGAAAGTGGTAACTTGTCAAAGGAGATGTTTGAGCTTAATTTTGCACTACCAGCTGATAAGAAGCCTTGGATGGTAGGGTGGAACCAAATCTCAAACCTTCTTAATCTATAA
- the LOC105765641 gene encoding uncharacterized protein LOC105765641 translates to MCSETSPRVSFSHDLSQPTMEQREQRRDTKLLEQPPCSDFEFNICTTSFDQQQWSSADELFANGMLLPKTVTPKYDAIAPSLVSLPPRPKLSMADDVRKDMVEKKPVSNKSIWGFKRSSSLNCDVKKGLICSLPLLSRSNSTGSVSSASSKHKHSSPKLPSSSSCCNGYQFPQKPPLKKNHGNCSYGNGVRISPVLNVPPPYISKGTANLFGLGSFLRNGKVKKSKK, encoded by the coding sequence ATGTGTTCTGAAACAAGTCCAAGGGTGTCTTTTTCTCATGATCTAAGCCAACCAACAATGGAACAACGTGAACAACGAAGAGACACAAAGTTGTTAGAACAGCCGCCTTGTTCGGATTTCGAGTTCAACATTTGCACCACCAGCTTCGACCAACAACAATGGTCATCAGCCGATGAGTTGTTTGCTAATGGTATGTTACTCCCTAAAACAGTAACCCCAAAATATGATGCCATTGCCCCATCACTTGTTTCACTTCCACCACGGCCTAAATTGTCCATGGCTGATGATGTAAGAAAAGACATGGTGGAAAAAAAACCAGTTTCCAACAAGTCTATTTGGGGTTTTAAAAGAAGCAGCAGCCTCAATTGTGATGTTaaaaagggactaatttgttcCTTACCCCTTCTTTCGAGAAGTAATTCAACCGGTTCGGTTTCGAGTGCGAGTTCGAAACATAAGCATAGTTCACCAAAGctaccatcatcatcatcatgttGTAATGGTTATCAGTTTCCTCAAAAGCCTCCATTGAAGAAAAACCATGGGAATTGTTCATATGGTAATGGTGTTAGAATCAGTCCTGTCTTGAATGTGCCACCTCCTTACATCTCTAAAGGAACAGCCAACCTGTTCGGTTTAGGATCCTTTTTACGAAATGGGAAAGTCAAGAAGAGCAAGAAATGA